One genomic window of Bactrocera dorsalis isolate Fly_Bdor chromosome 4, ASM2337382v1, whole genome shotgun sequence includes the following:
- the LOC105224337 gene encoding D-2-hydroxyglutarate dehydrogenase, mitochondrial, with protein sequence MSLGRIVKLQALITKPLRRAYSTAPELTQIRHNVKRSDYANLEDKDIAFFESIVGKRYALQEDLQAYNVDFWRSVRGNSQLVLKPGTTQEVSAILKYCNERKLAVCPQGGNTGVVGGAVPVFDEIVLSLTRLDKILHIDEITGIAACETGCILENLDNKARELDLVVPLDLGAKSSCHVGGNVSTNAGGLRVVRYGNLHGSVLGLEVVLANGEILDLMSDFKKDNTGYHLKHLFIGAEGTLGVVTKVSILCAPAPQAQHVAFLGLPNFDAVLKTFKSAKLNLGEILSACEMIDAPTLDASLEHFKLNSPINGFPFYMLLETSGSNGTHDMEKINKFVEIGMERGEIIDGTITGEARKMQEIWKLRELAPMALTKDGYCFYYDLSLPLRDFYSIVEVMQKRIGTLATRVTGFGHLGDSNLHLNVSCPAYTDELHHKIEPFLYEYTHKLKGSVSAEHGIGFIKKNYLKYSKSAEAIAMMRDMKKLLDPKGILNPYKVLN encoded by the exons ATGTCACTTGGAAGAATAGTAAAGTTGCAAGCATTGATAACAAAGCCTCTGCGCAGAGCTTATTCAACAGCTCCAGAATTAACACAG ATTCGCCACAATGTAAAACGCAGCGACTACGCAAACTTGGAAGACAAGGATATTGCTTTCTTTGAGTCCATTGTTGGTAAACGTTACGCACTACAGGAAGATTTACAGGCTTACAATGTGGACTTTTGGCGCTCTGTACGAG GTAATAGCCAATTGGTGCTGAAACCCGGCACCACACAGGAGGTTTCtgccattttaaaatattgcaacGAGCGTAAGCTGGCTGTTTGCCCACAAGGCGGCAACACCGGTGTGGTGGGCGGTGCGGTGCCCGTATTCGATGAGATCGTGCTGTCGCTGACGCGTTTGGACAAAATTCTGCACATTGATGAGATTACTGGCATAGCGGCATGTGAAACGGGTTGCATTTTGGAGAATTTAGATAACAAAGCCCGAGAGCTAGACTTAGTGGTGCCCTTAGACTTGGGTGCCAAGTCTAGCTGTCATGTTGGTGGCAATGTCTCCACCAATGCTGGTGGCTTGCGTGTAGTGCGCTACGGCAATTTGCATGGCAGCGTGTTGGGTTTGGAAGTG gtGCTGGCGAATGGTGAAATTTTGGATTTGATGTCCGACTTCAAAAAGGACAACACTGGCTATCATTTGAAGCATCTTTTCATTGGCGCAGAGGGCACTTTGGGTGTGGTGACTAAAGTGTCCATTTTGTGTGCGCCAGCGCCACAGGCACAGCATGTGGCCTTTTTGG GTTTGCCCAACTTTGATGCGGTGTTGAAAACATTCAAAAGTGCCAAACTAAATTTGGGTGAAATTTTATCGGCTTGCGAAATGATTGATGCGCCAACGTTGGACGCCAGTTTGGAACATTTCAAACTTAA cTCACCAATTAATGGTTTCCCATTTTATATGCTACTCGAGACATCTGGCAGCAATGGCACACATGATATGGAGAAAATTAATAAGTTCGTGGAAATCGGCATGGAAAGGGGCGAAATTATTGATGGCACCATAACGGGTGAAGCGCGTAAGATGCAGGAAATCTGGAAGCTGCGCGAGCTGGCACCGATGGCTTTAACCAAAGACGGCTATTGCTTTTACTACGATCTTTCGTTGCCGTTACGCGATTTCTATAGTATAGTGGAGGTAATGCAGAAACGTATAGGAACGCTGGCAACTAGAGTCACAGGTTTTGGTCACTTGG GTGATTCGAATTTACATTTGAATGTTTCATGCCCGGCATATACCGACGAACTACACCACAAAATTGAGCCTTTTCTTTACGAGTATACTCACAAGCTGAAAGGCAGCGTCAGTGCTGAACACGGCATCGGTTTTATCAAAAAGAATTACCTAAAATATAGCAAGTCAGCGGAAGCGATTGCAATGATGCGTGATATGAAGAAATTGTTGGATCCCAAGGGTATATTAAACCCATATAAGGTGTTAAATTAA